The following DNA comes from Chiloscyllium plagiosum isolate BGI_BamShark_2017 chromosome 12, ASM401019v2, whole genome shotgun sequence.
TTAACTTACATACTGGGTATTATTACACACAAATACTGAAGGCAAATAGTTTGGACCATACCTATATGCAATTTTAATTGCTGTTTCCTGAGACGCTCAACAATAATGGCACTTTCTGTGTATTTTTGCACACCAGACATCATCTACATTTCATGAAAACTTTCACTTCAATATGTAATGGTACCCAAACATAATTTAATACATATCCTAGATATTTAATTCACTCACACACTTAATTTCCTGAAGTTTGTACATTTGGAAAAGTCAAAAACACATTATTCTCCTGTGCAAAATGTATGCACCATTACTGCCACATCCAATTACTACATATGTTGTCAGTAAGAACTAAAATTAGCATAAATTTTAGTTGAACCTGAGGAAATTTGACTATGGATAATTCAATAGCGTGGATTGAATCATCTGAtcagaacttgaattcaatagaaaatcAGTTTCATCTGGCCCAAATATTCAAGATGAGCTTAGAAAACCTATCTGTACATTATATACTTAAAATAACAAGAGTCAGtctgttaattcattttcagAAATTTACAATGCTTTTAGTTTTTGTGATGGTGtacaaggaagaaaggaaacaaaaccttGATAGACAAGGCTCAATTCTTTCCCTATGCATTAATAATTAACAAAAGTGGAGTTTTCAATAACATATTCATATTTAAAGATTAAAAACCTACCACGCTCATGGTGTGATTTACCAAGAAACTGTACAGCAATGTACATCTAATACTGAATGAAGACAATAAATCCAGAGAAAATGCTGGCAGGAAAAATACAGAACCAGAAAAAGGCTAGACTATTTAGATGAGCTGTCATTTACTTATATAAAATTGTTTTCTGATgcatgttgttaaaaaaaatcaggtgATAAATTAATGCTCAAAATCTGATATTTCCCCCTAGCATGACAAAAAGTCAGTTTTGGAATGTGTTCCCCCCTGCCCCCAAGAGTGAGGTGGATGTGAACAGTGGAACAGACATTTCATAGGCACATTCAGTTCAACATATCAGCAGATTAAAATTGCAATGCCTACTCTGAAATACAGCAGCAGTGGAAATGAGTACTTCATTAGTTGTTACCAATCGGTAAACCTCAATACCACAAATTCTAAGCTAAACTATTGTTGTCTAAAAATTTACCCAAGTGtaacaaaccaattttgtattctTCTGCCTTTGTTAACAGTGTTTCCAATTAATTTCTAACTTTACATGGTTGATGAGTAATGAAGAAACAGAATATGAAGATTGGATTCTATTCTTGCAGTACAAAACATctttgaataaaaaagaaaaatgacaagtTAACCAGAGTTTTTACAATCGTTCTCTCTCTGTTGAGGAGTATTatctaattttaaacaaaaactgattATTTCACTGGACTAGCACTCTTTTTAACTAGAAGCATATTAAATATAAAAAAGTGTGTGTGCATATAGGCAGATGATTTCATGTTATCCTTCATCCTTCCTAAAAAAATGCAAATGTACTTAACCTGGACCTAAAAGGAACCATATTCCCTTTTCTTCTAACTTTTCGAAGGTAAGTTTTATACCTATTTAAGTTCAGTAATGAAGTGCCACTGTAAAAAGACAAACGAGTTATAATCACCAAATTTGAAGTGGCTACTTGGAATATAATCAAAGTGTCTAAATGAATATCTTACCTtcaattattgatttttttttctccaaaatatTGTTTATTTACCCATTCCTAGCAACCTGTGatatttttaactctgtttggGAGGAGTCATAATTTCTTCATATTTTGGAGGATCCTCACTGTGTTGTGTATCATCATTAATTCTTATATTATCAGCTTGTCCAATAGCCTCATGGTAAGTTGGAGGTTGATCTGAACTTAAGTGAGTGGATGGTCCTCCAGggagtccacttccattggaataatCGATCGTCATAACCTCTGGTTGCTGCACACGTACTCGATCAAATGGACTGAGAGGATTATCATTGTAACCAAACACAACTACTGATACATTTCTGGCGGGTTGGTTTGCTTGGCTCTGTGACTGGGCATAAGCATTCTGTCGGTTATTTGCCTTTCTCACCTGACACCTCcagatagcaaagagtacaataatAATTAACAGAAGTCCTGCCATTAGAGGAGCCACGAGATATACTGATTCTATACTGACGCCAGGGACATTTTCTTGATTGTCATTCTGATCCTTAATGTAGTTTGTCCAAAATtcattctgggaaaaaaaaactctcattaaACAGATGCACACCATTTTAAACATTGTTCAACATAAAGCACCTTCCATGAAGTAACATCAAATCTACAGATATCAGTAAAAATATAACTTGACCACTTAATTTTAACCAAATGCTGGTTGTTAGGAGTAATGAATCTATAATAAGGTAAAATAATTCCAATCAGTAATGAATTGCAGCAGTTCCTTTTGTAAAAAGATAGGAATGCAGTAAACCAGCAAGTATTTCCTGTATTTCAGACAGAACCTTTGAACAAAACTGTTTTATCCAATAGGTAGCTGCAATGAACCTATGAACAGAACTTGGAACAGATTCACATGTTGAACAATATGTACAAGGACAGGAAACAAAGGAGATGTTTCATATGGTACTTGTATCAATAAATTACATAGATTGATCCACTATTGCACTGTTTGTTACAAGACAGATAGTAGTAAATTTTTAACTGCATCAGTGAGAACACACTTGaaaaactgcattcagttctggttgcctcattataggaaggatgtggagagagtgcagaggagatctatTTACCAGGATtatgcctggactggagggcaggccttatgaagaaaggttggaaggagctagggcttttctcattagagtgaagaaagatgagaggtgatttgatagaggtatacaagatgatgaaaggcatagatagagtggatagccagagactttgtcccaggacagaaatggctatcatgaaggGGCATAAATATTAAGGCGATTGGAAGGCAGCTTTGGGGAGCTgccagaggtagattctttatacagagtggtgggtgcatgcaatgcactgccagcggtaatagtagagtcagagacattagggatttgagcaactcttggataggcacaaggaagatagtaaaatgtaggtATGTAGGATAAAGGGTCAGCACAgttttgagggctgaagggcctgtactatgctgtactgttttatgttctaaaaaggagagaatgaaaaaaaaagtgtaaaaggAAAGCCTGAAAAATCCTTGGACGTTTATTGCTCCTGAGTGACTTAtttttctttacacagacagaTCAAAGAAATTACTTAGTTACACATAAATTACATAGGCAATAATCCCAGTGGTAAGAATTTTATGATCAATGACTAGATTCACTTCAGATATTATATAAAATCAAAGCTGAAATATAACCAAAACCACCAGgttattgattaaaaaaaggtCAAGTTTAATTCTCATTTTCTCATTGTTTTCATAACTTGAAATCACGATAGAAGGCTTAAAAATGTAACACCAGAACATTTTAACTTGCTGCACAACTATTGGCAGTTGCTTAATCAGTTTTGGTTAACCTTTCTCGATACCAAGGAGTGTGAATGGAGACATTAAGTGACCAAAAAAACCACATTAATGGACAAGTTGCAATGTTTTCTAATAATTAGCAAAATAAACACTGGattcataaaaaaaacaaattgtgcaCAGACAAAATTTATTGCAAGGTCAGCTTAAACCTGCCTGCAATTTTCTACGGGAGCAGTGTCTGGCAGGTTACCAAAAGTAAAACGTGCTTGGAAACTTAAAAACCATAGCCATTTCAGAAATGATTTTGCAAAATCAATCAATCAGACACTTCCCTATAGTAACTTTCCACATCTTGCCGTTTTTGGAAATGATCTGAAGACAGGGAATGTCAGCTTGAACTGAGGACAGAGAAGCATGTCAGGAATGTGTAGTTAGGTAGTGGGGGCATGGAAGAGAAATAGTGTTAGTCTGAATTGAATACGTACTCTCTCAAGTGGGTtgaaatattaacactgtttctgtctccacaaatgctgccagactagaGGATGCCCAgcttttttgtttcttatttcagtATGCATTGGCCAAGGCTCAGGAGGAGACAAATGTCTTAAACGGTGGGAGATTggattcagtgaaacaaactatGTTTGATATCTGAAGTGACCGTTGAGAAATTTATGGGAGAATTACAGACACAAACTTTGCTCCATCTGTCACTTTGATTTTCCTATTGGAGATTCAAGCTTAATCAACGGTGAAGGTAAATTGCTCAAAGTTAACCAGCATAAATAATTTTTAGTAGTTTATTTCAGTGAAGCATGCTATAGATCAATTAAGAATGCAGCACCATTACTGGTCTTAAATACCAGCATCTTTCCCCTTTACAGTTTGTTACACATTTATTTCCTCTACTGAAAATGAAGAAATGCTTGAAATACTAACAATGAAAACCCCATAATTTCAGCTGGTCACATTTCACAGCATCCAACTAAAGAATGACCTCAATCATAAACTAGTAGTTTTTTTCTTTACAGCTATTGGTCAATATTAGCTATTTTTCGAAATGGCATAAAAAGTCCAAGACCCCACAACCACCCGTCACACTCGATGCTATACAGTGGGGGAAGTGTTGCACTGTACCTTCTTACGATAGAGATCTGGGATGAAATCTCAACTGAATTCTTCCTCATGCAGCAGTGAGATTGGAGGCAGGTTGGGAATTACTTTCAAAGTGAATGGCACTCCAACACAATTTACAACATCATTTCCTGGCATACTCTCCATCTATCattatcaagccaggggatcaacactCATTCAATGAAGCGTGCAGGA
Coding sequences within:
- the prrg1 gene encoding transmembrane gamma-carboxyglutamic acid protein 1 isoform X1, with amino-acid sequence MQSVFLLQHEANSALKRMRRKNGFLEEIKQGNLERECWEEVCTYEEAREAFENNEKTNEFWTNYIKDQNDNQENVPGVSIESVYLVAPLMAGLLLIIIVLFAIWRCQVRKANNRQNAYAQSQSQANQPARNVSVVVFGYNDNPLSPFDRVRVQQPEVMTIDYSNGSGLPGGPSTHLSSDQPPTYHEAIGQADNIRINDDTQHSEDPPKYEEIMTPPKQS
- the prrg1 gene encoding transmembrane gamma-carboxyglutamic acid protein 1 isoform X2 yields the protein MRRKNGFLEEIKQGNLERECWEEVCTYEEAREAFENNEKTNEFWTNYIKDQNDNQENVPGVSIESVYLVAPLMAGLLLIIIVLFAIWRCQVRKANNRQNAYAQSQSQANQPARNVSVVVFGYNDNPLSPFDRVRVQQPEVMTIDYSNGSGLPGGPSTHLSSDQPPTYHEAIGQADNIRINDDTQHSEDPPKYEEIMTPPKQS